From one Anopheles bellator chromosome 1, idAnoBellAS_SP24_06.2, whole genome shotgun sequence genomic stretch:
- the LOC131216540 gene encoding uncharacterized protein LOC131216540, which translates to MAQQAAKISLSRCGAVVAVLVALLSIASISAHPAIETDDLADGKIVNQNAANINQSRSSILDNIFNIPIQTLKAVNDLVQSIAGNLQQAGSGTYFRSRSSNLRNINVNVDDEKDDEAKKTKDHKN; encoded by the exons ATGGCTCAACAAGCAGCAAAA atAAGTCTTAGCCGATGTGGAGCTGTGGTGGCGGTTCTTGTCGCTCTGCTCTCGATTGCATCCATCAGCGCACATCCGGCCATTGAAACGGACGACCTG GCTGACGGTAAAATTGTGAATCAGAATGCCGCAAACATCAACCAATCTCGCTCGAGCATACtggacaacattttcaac ATTCCGATTCAAACTCTGAAGGCTGTGAACGATCTGGTGCAGAGCATCGCCGGAAACTTGCAGCAGGCCGGCTCCGGCACTTACTTCCGCTCTCGTTCGAGCAACTTGCGCAACATCAACGTCAACGTCGACGACGAGAAAGACGATgaggcgaagaaaacaaaggaCCATAAAAATTAA